The following proteins are encoded in a genomic region of Reichenbachiella sp.:
- a CDS encoding FecR family protein, protein MKEEDYIKKWLDSSLSDEEKRLFAQPKKFEVDVSMSEALSRFRAEEYDVDKEYDFFRDKKSDSKKSPVNRSFVWLKIAAIFIMVLGFVAYITSSFYSSDVDLLATKMELSLPDDTKVILNAESKLSYDEDSWSEKRQAILEGEVFFSVTKGSRFDIVSQSGKVSVLGTSFNVKDREGFFEVKCYEGLVKVEVDGEEFLLTAQQAYRMIDGRGQKIAFYEKTRPSWTKGASSFEKEPYIQVIKELERQYGVSISYQNINTQRSFSGKFTHSDLTLALESITKPLNIGFKVAGQEVRLSSDIKQN, encoded by the coding sequence ATGAAAGAGGAAGATTACATAAAAAAATGGCTGGACAGCTCTTTGTCTGATGAAGAAAAAAGATTGTTTGCTCAACCGAAAAAATTTGAGGTTGATGTGAGTATGTCTGAGGCTTTGTCTCGGTTTAGAGCTGAGGAATACGATGTAGACAAGGAATACGATTTTTTTAGAGATAAAAAATCTGATTCAAAAAAGTCTCCCGTCAATCGTTCGTTTGTATGGCTCAAAATAGCGGCCATTTTCATCATGGTATTAGGGTTTGTTGCGTATATCACTTCTAGTTTTTACTCTTCGGATGTGGATCTGTTAGCCACCAAGATGGAATTATCCCTACCTGATGACACCAAAGTAATTCTCAATGCGGAATCTAAGCTTTCCTACGATGAAGACAGTTGGAGTGAAAAAAGACAGGCAATTTTAGAAGGAGAGGTTTTTTTCTCCGTGACCAAAGGATCTCGTTTTGATATTGTGAGTCAGTCGGGTAAGGTAAGCGTTCTGGGTACTTCTTTTAATGTAAAAGATAGAGAAGGTTTTTTCGAAGTAAAATGCTATGAAGGTTTGGTGAAGGTAGAAGTAGATGGTGAAGAATTTTTGCTTACCGCTCAGCAGGCTTATCGAATGATAGATGGTCGAGGCCAAAAAATAGCGTTTTATGAAAAAACACGTCCATCCTGGACGAAAGGGGCAAGTTCATTTGAAAAGGAGCCCTATATACAGGTAATTAAAGAGTTGGAACGTCAGTATGGTGTTTCGATTTCTTATCAAAATATCAACACTCAACGAAGTTTTAGTGGGAAATTCACCCATTCTGATCTTACTTTAGCACTAGAGTCCATTACCAAACCATTGAATATTGGTTTTAAGGTAGCTGGACAGGAAGTAAGATTATCTAGTGACATCAAGCAAAACTAA
- a CDS encoding sigma-70 family RNA polymerase sigma factor, producing MKVTKSDCICNEELFHSLFKKYAKDLHDFLYYKYGPDCHPKDLVQEAFLKLWDNCKNVQEEKAKSYLFTVANNLTLNVISKQKTILKYKNEGKSSNTSESPQFLLEEKEYLDRLQDALNSLTEDQRVTFMLNRVEGKKHKEIAEMLGISRKAVEKRIYKALAILKTKVEGIK from the coding sequence ATGAAAGTCACAAAGTCAGATTGCATATGTAATGAGGAGCTATTTCATTCTCTGTTTAAGAAATATGCTAAGGACTTGCATGACTTTTTGTATTACAAGTATGGACCCGACTGTCATCCTAAGGACTTAGTTCAGGAAGCTTTCTTAAAATTATGGGATAATTGCAAGAATGTTCAGGAAGAAAAGGCGAAATCCTATCTTTTTACTGTAGCTAATAACCTCACACTCAATGTAATCTCAAAACAAAAGACTATCTTGAAGTATAAAAACGAGGGTAAAAGCAGCAATACATCCGAATCTCCTCAGTTCCTTCTTGAAGAAAAAGAATATCTAGATCGTTTACAGGATGCATTGAATAGCCTAACCGAGGATCAGCGCGTGACCTTCATGCTCAATAGAGTGGAAGGTAAAAAACATAAGGAGATAGCAGAAATGTTGGGTATCTCTAGAAAAGCAGTAGAGAAAAGAATCTATAAGGCTCTTGCGATTTTGAAAACCAAGGTAGAAGGCATAAAATGA